The following coding sequences lie in one Lolium perenne isolate Kyuss_39 chromosome 2, Kyuss_2.0, whole genome shotgun sequence genomic window:
- the LOC127330243 gene encoding peroxidase 7-like yields the protein MRTPSSSVLSFLALSAFVLAGSAMADGGQRPAYENPVEGLDSGYYAKSCPDMEGIVQRIVNEAFDADYTVAAGLIRLFFHDFAVGGCDASILIDAPGSEKYAESSKTLRGFGLIEAIKTELEEHCPRTVSCADILTAATRDVSREVGVGYWPLKFGRKDGRQSSAAAADKYVPMGRESVTDLIALFESNGLNVRDLVVLSGAHSIGKATCAAVKPRLCNSKPDTLDRKYGDFLRRKCRHSGYFAEYERVELDGETPTVFDNVYFKNLERKMGLLETDQKMLEDSRTKSFVQEMVREPEEFKHEFAMAMRRLGEVQVLTGNEGEVRHRCSAVNKY from the exons ATGAGGACGCCTTCGTCGTCGGTTCTCTCCTTCCTTGCACTGTCGGCGTTCGTGCTCGCCGGCTCGGCGATGGCGGACGGCGGCCAGCGTCCTGCCTACGAGAATCCCGTGGAGGGTCTCGACTCCGGGTACTACGCCAAGTCGTGCCCGGACATGGAGGGCATCGTCCAGAGGATCGTCAATGAGGCTTTCGACGCCGACTACACCGTCGCCGCCGGCCTCATCCGCCTCTTCTTCCACGACTTCGCCGTCGGC GGGTGTGACGCGTCGATCCTGATAGACGCGCCGGGGAGCGAGAAGTACGCCGAGTCGAGCAAGACGCTCCGGGGGTTCGGGCTGATCGAGGCCATCAAGACGGAGCTGGAGGAGCACTGCCCCCGGACGGTCTCCTGCGCCGACATCCTCACCGCTGCCACCCGCGACGTGAGCAGGGAGGTCGGGGTGGGGTACTGGCCGCTCAAGTTCGGCCGGAAGGACGGCCGACAGTCCAGCGCCGCCGCTGCTGACAAGTACGTGCCCATGGGCCGCGAGAGCGTCACCgacctcatcgccttgttcgagtcCAACGGCCTCAACGTCCGCGATCTCGTCGTCCTCTCCGGCGCGCACTCCATCGGCAAGGCCACCTGCGCCGCCGTCAAGCCGCGGCTTTGCAACTCCAAGCCGGACACGCTGGACAGGAAGTACGGCGACTTCCTGCGCCGCAAGTGCCGCCATAGCGGCTACTTCGCGGAGTACGAGCGGGTGGAGCTCGACGGCGAGACGCCCACGGTGTTCGACAACGTGTACTTCAAGAACCTGGAGCGCAAGATGGGGCTTCTGGAGACGGACCAGAAGATGCTGGAGGACTCCCGGACCAAGAGTTTCGTCCAGGAGATGGTCAGAGAGCCCGAGGAGTTCAAGCACGAGTTCGCCATGGCCATGCGCCGGCTCGGCGAAGTGCAGGTGCTCACCGGCAACGAGGGGGAGGTCCGCCACAGGTGCTCCGCCGTCAACAAGTACTGA